In the genome of Limanda limanda chromosome 15, fLimLim1.1, whole genome shotgun sequence, one region contains:
- the fam204a gene encoding protein FAM204A isoform X1 has protein sequence MYSGLLPKGLTEDDLSDDEEQEEAAEEKRTMEEKCESSGVRDAPVTHTVSGSSTCSLPGVSQEMWQKFQDLQKKSDEMKTMKVQRKRKRRRHKKEGTESGEPTETSRVCQEEREQHWNGLKQYFGVNDRFDPPACSNPHPKSGLEKSIEKAIAEGDIAKAEEMSDRLATRELAVKIAQAADCRDFVEHKQEEEALKAAQKRKKDIVWGFEAKQRWESKSNMGFM, from the exons ATGTACAGCGGACTTCTGCCAAAGGGTTTGACGGAGGACGACCTCAGTGAcgacgaggagcaggaggaagctgCTGAAGAGAAGAGGACGATGGAGGAGAAGTGTGAGAGCTCAGGGGTTCGGGATGCTCCAGTGACTCACACTGTCAGTGGGTCCTCGACGTGCAGTTTGCCTGGTGTGTCCCAGGAAATGTGGCAA AAATTTCAGGACCTGCAGAAGAAGAGCGATGAAATGAAGACAATGAAGGTTCAGAGAAAACGAAAAAGACGACGACACAAGAAAG AGGGAACAGAAAGTGGAGAGCCGACAGAGACGAG CAGAGTGTGTCAGGAGGAGCGGGAGCAGCACTGGAATGGGCTTAAGCAGTATTTTGGTGTAAATGATCGATTTGATCCCCCTGCCTGTTCCAACCCCCATCCGAAG TCCGGCCTAGAAAAGAGCATAGAGAAGGCCATAGCTGAAGGGGACATTGCAAAAGCAGAGGAGATGAGCGACAGACTCGCCACTCGAGAG CTGGCTGTGAAAATCGCTCAAGCCGCTGATTGCCGTGACTTTGtggaacacaaacaggaagaggaagcttTGAAAGCGGCgcagaagagaaagaaggatATAGTCTGGGG GTTTGAGGCGAAACAACGATGGGAAAGCAAGAGCAACATGGGCTTCATGTGA
- the fam204a gene encoding protein FAM204A isoform X2 produces MYSGLLPKGLTEDDLSDDEEQEEAAEEKRTMEEKCESSGVRDAPVTHTVSGSSTCSLPGVSQEMWQKFQDLQKKSDEMKTMKVQRKRKRRRHKKEGTESGEPTETRVCQEEREQHWNGLKQYFGVNDRFDPPACSNPHPKSGLEKSIEKAIAEGDIAKAEEMSDRLATRELAVKIAQAADCRDFVEHKQEEEALKAAQKRKKDIVWGFEAKQRWESKSNMGFM; encoded by the exons ATGTACAGCGGACTTCTGCCAAAGGGTTTGACGGAGGACGACCTCAGTGAcgacgaggagcaggaggaagctgCTGAAGAGAAGAGGACGATGGAGGAGAAGTGTGAGAGCTCAGGGGTTCGGGATGCTCCAGTGACTCACACTGTCAGTGGGTCCTCGACGTGCAGTTTGCCTGGTGTGTCCCAGGAAATGTGGCAA AAATTTCAGGACCTGCAGAAGAAGAGCGATGAAATGAAGACAATGAAGGTTCAGAGAAAACGAAAAAGACGACGACACAAGAAAG AGGGAACAGAAAGTGGAGAGCCGACAGAGACGAG AGTGTGTCAGGAGGAGCGGGAGCAGCACTGGAATGGGCTTAAGCAGTATTTTGGTGTAAATGATCGATTTGATCCCCCTGCCTGTTCCAACCCCCATCCGAAG TCCGGCCTAGAAAAGAGCATAGAGAAGGCCATAGCTGAAGGGGACATTGCAAAAGCAGAGGAGATGAGCGACAGACTCGCCACTCGAGAG CTGGCTGTGAAAATCGCTCAAGCCGCTGATTGCCGTGACTTTGtggaacacaaacaggaagaggaagcttTGAAAGCGGCgcagaagagaaagaaggatATAGTCTGGGG GTTTGAGGCGAAACAACGATGGGAAAGCAAGAGCAACATGGGCTTCATGTGA